A single genomic interval of Daucus carota subsp. sativus chromosome 1, DH1 v3.0, whole genome shotgun sequence harbors:
- the LOC108224778 gene encoding exocyst complex component EXO70C1, giving the protein MKESDSGDATFTRMDSAAKVITEFKSALWLQQLINDGDRNKFDQYLRAVKKIQRLIKSGMISGYESQGGLAMNTLQMVFQGILDCSISGTHSVALKSTVNSSSVSCSSGYELQASNYTGHGELSSEQVYRLRAIVKRMKSAECLRDCIGAYKNSRRAVVVARFLRFGINDLQSWDEEKFAAKITLWIQAANTFYNTIFPREKKYYDQIFAGVRPVTYSNPFLDIVELVAIELNHLVDVSPNASFQNLFAVLDLYKALLGLLPKIKNIFHTVSCTDISDGVSNTISSLETLVRKLFSGFKDAVLNESSNSLSPEGGVHHMTEYTMKFITKISLYREVLTKLIVSRPTESLGNEADAKILEASGGTPLQLHMIWIMISLRINLESKSTFYKDSSLGYLFIMNNFSYIIKILTDDPELLDVIGTEYQTELSKDVLQAAQDYVSSTWRRVLYCSRRDGLSYMFSFFRRILKDSGKKRFKAFNTALEKVCQTQSARIIPDTHLRAQLHEMILSKLLPAYESFLEKYGSHIQSERYKERYIKYSSEDLQNKIQNLFWNI; this is encoded by the coding sequence ATGAAGGAATCTGATAGCGGAGATGCTACATTTACACGTATGGACTCTGCAGCCAAAGTAATCACAGAATTTAAATCTGCATTATGGCTACAACAACTTATCAATGATGGAGACCGCAACAAATTTGATCAGTACTTGCGCGCAGTTAAAAAGATTCAGCGATTGATTAAATCAGGCATGATTAGCGGTTATGAGAGTCAGGGAGGTCTTGCTATGAATACACTGCAGATGGTGTTTCAAGGAATATTGGACTGCTCAATCAGTGGGACTCACTCTGTAGCTTTGAAGTCCACCGTAAACTCCAGTAGTGTGTCTTGCAGTTCCGGCTATGAGTTGCAGGCTAGCAATTATACGGGCCATGGTGAGCTCTCCTCAGAGCAAGTCTATCGTCTTCGTGCCATAGTAAAGAGGATGAAATCTGCAGAATGCCTTAGGGACTGCATTGGGGCGTACAAAAACTCGAGGAGAGCAGTAGTGGTTGCAAGGTTTCTGAGGTTTGGTATTAATGACTTGCAATCATGGGACGAAGAGAAGTTTGCTGCAAAAATCACGTTATGGATACAAGCGGCCAATACATTTTACAACACTATTTTCCCCAGggagaaaaaatattatgaccAGATCTTCGCGGGGGTAAGGCCTGTTACGTATAGTAATCCTTTCCTGGATATAGTCGAACTTGTTGCAATTGAGTTGAACCACCTTGTCGATGTAAGTCCTAATGCATCATTTCAAAATTTGTTTGCTGTTTTGGACCTGTACAAGGCTTTGCTTGGTTTGTTGCCTAAGATAAAAAACATATTCCACACTGTATCGTGCACAGATATATCCGATGGGGTGAGTAATACTATTAGTAGCCTAGAAACTCTGGTAAGGAAATTGTTTTCTGGATTCAAggatgctgttcttaatgagaGCTCGAACAGTTTATCTCCAGAAGGCGGAGTTCATCATATGACGGAGTACACAATGAAGTTCATTACAAAAATTTCACTTTACAGGGAAGTGCTAACAAAATTGATTGTATCTCGCCCTACTGAAAGTTTAGGAAATGAGGCAGATGCGAAAATTTTGGAAGCTTCAGGTGGTACACCGTTGCAACTGCACATGATTTGGATCATGATTAGTCTGAGAATAAATCTGGAGTCTAAATCTACTTTCTATAAAGACTCATCATTAGGCTATTTATTCATTATGAACAATTTTAGCTATATAATTAAGATTCTGACAGATGATCCAGAACTACTAGATGTGATTGGGACGGAGTATCAAACAGAGTTGAGCAAAGATGTCTTGCAGGCAGCACAGGACTATGTTTCATCTACTTGGCGCAGGGTTTTGTATTGTTCAAGACGCGATGGATTAAGCTatatgttttcattttttagaagGATTTTAAAGGATTCTGGGAAGAAGAGGTTCAAGGCTTTCAACACTGCACTTGAAAAGGTTTGTCAGACTCAATCTGCAAGAATCATACCAGATACGCACCTGCGTGCTCAGCTTCATGAGATGATACTGAGTAAGTTGCTTCCGGCCTATGAATCCTTCTTAGAGAAATATGGTAGCCACATACAAAGTGAAAGGTACAAGGAGAGATACATCAAGTACTCATCAGAGGACCTCCAGAATAAAAttcagaatttgttttggaataTCTGA
- the LOC108224769 gene encoding exocyst complex component EXO70A1, whose translation MKESDCEDIEWQDFESAVKIIVESRSPFQLQKFFCQQLICDGEPKSFDEYLDAVDKFEELIPAAETRGTWATRTLQMAFQGILDCSISVTSSAVYSSSVSSSSGYELQVSNYTGHGELSSGQIYRLRGIVERLKSTEYLADCIGAYTKSRRTAVVARFRRFGINDLQYLDDQEFAAKIRLWIHTAKTFYSSIFPGERQYYNNIFAGVAEATYDNCFLAIVQLVASELNNLVNISPAVSFQSLFAILDLYKALLVILPEIKKMFHTVSCAYISDGASYTINSLETIVRRLFSRFKDAVLNESSNTLSPLGGIHYMTDYTMNFVTSILLYKDVLTNIIVTRPTESLGNEADEQFLEASGGTPLQLHMIWIMISLRKNLESKSTNYKDPSLGRVFIMNNLNYMTKIITGDPELLEMIGTEYQTELSKDISQAAQDYVSSIWHGVLYCSRLDGLSYKIPFVKGILRNSVKKRFKSFNTAFEEVCQTESTRIIPDTHLRAQLHELILSKLLPAYESFSEKFGKHIQSERYKERYIKYSSEDLQNKIQNLFLEYLIVPSGAQDIATVI comes from the coding sequence ATGAAAGAATCGGATTGCGAGGATATTGAGTGGCAGGATTTTGAGTCTGCAGTCAAAATAATCGTAGAATCTAGATCACCGTTTCAGCTACAAAAATTTTTCTGTCAGCAGCTTATTTGTGATGGAGAGCCCAAAAGTTTCGATGAATACTTGGATGCAGTGGACAAGTTTGAGGAATTAATTCCAGCAGCTGAGACTCGAGGAACGTGGGCTACACGTACACTGCAGATGGCGTTTCAAGGAATATTAGACTGCTCAATCAGTGTGACCAGTTCTGCAGTCTACTCTAGTAGTGTGTCAAGCTCTTCTGGCTATGAGTTGCAGGTTAGCAATTATACTGGCCATGGTGAGCTATCCTCTGGGCAAATTTATCGTCTCCGTGGTATAGTAGAGAGGCTGAAATCCACAGAATATCTTGCAGACTGCATTGGGGCGTACACGAAATCAAGGAGAACAGCTGTGGTTGCAAGGTTTCGCAGGTTTGGCATCAACGATCTACAATATTTGGACGATCAGGAGTTTGCTGCAAAAATCAGATTATGGATACACACAGCCAAGACATTTTACAGCTCTATCTTCCCTGGGGAGAGGCAATATTACAACAACATCTTTGCTGGTGTAGCGGAGGCAACTTATGATAATTGTTTTCTGGCTATAGTCCAACTTGTTGCATCTGAGTTGAACAACCTCGTGAACATAAGTCCAGCTGTATCATTTCAAAGTCTGTTCGCCATTTTGGACCTGTACAAGGCTTTGCTTGTTATATTGCCTGAGATTAAAAAAATGTTCCACACTGTGTCATGCGCATATATTTCTGACGGAGCAAGTTATACTATAAATAGCCTGGAAACTATAGTAAGAAGATTGTTTTCCAGGTTCAAGGATGCTGTGCTTAATGAGAGCTCAAACACTTTATCACCATTAGGCGGAATTCATTACATGACAGACTACACGATGAATTTTGTTACGAGCATTTTACTGTACAAGGATGTGCTAACAAATATAATTGTAACTCGGCCAACAGAAAGTTTAGGAAATGAAGCAGATGAACAATTTCTGGAAGCTTCAGGCGGTACCCCTTTGCAGCTGCACATGATTTGGATCATGATAAGTTTGAGAAAAAATCTGGAGTCTAAATCTACTAATTATAAAGACCCGTCATTAGGTCGTGTCTTTATTATGAACAATTTAAACTACATGACTAAGATCATTACAGGGGATCCGGAACTACTAGAGATGATTGGGACGGAGTACCAAACAGAGTTGAGCAAAGATATCTCGCAGGCAGCACAGGACTATGTTTCATCTATCTGGCACGGGGTCTTGTACTGTTCAAGACTTGATGGATTGAGCTATAAAATTCCGTTTGTTAAAGGGATTTTGAGAAATTCTGTGAAGAAAAGGTTTAAGAGTTTCAACACTGCATTTGAAGAGGTTTGTCAGACTGAATCCACAAGAATCATACCAGATACACACCTGCGTGCTCAGCTTCATGAGTTGATACTGAGCAAGTTGCTTCCGGCTTATGAATCCTTCTCAGAGAAATTTGGTAAACACATACAGAGTGAAAGATACAAGGAGAGATACATCAAGTACTCATCAGAGGACCTCcagaataaaattcaaaatttgtttTTAGAATATCTAATAGTCCCCAGTGGTGCACAAGACATTGCAACAGTTATTTAA
- the LOC108208060 gene encoding exocyst complex component EXO70A1, whose protein sequence is MSAVIVPSAIDLHFPSMSSDTMDEDFQDEMTVASSTEIAEANSLLSSWASTGVLTSPEVNSTSYKSTKIHEPLSTPETSSVSPNDEVTGSYTFRFDCYSRRAGFEVGKYLTSDTFSAGGHDWAINLYPNGKKYEYKDYISLYIRLDSEGTDVNAVFEMMLVDQSGRGKHSMQTHFGFLMRRRGSQWGFGQYMKKKYLEKLGYLKNDCLVVNCVVGVLESGTGFEISAPSNFTSAYLSASLNNQIMKLKKSQSMKVSDSEDTKLPDLESAVKVINEFESPSQLQGLINDGDRRKFSQYLYAVDEIQQSIRSGISGYDTHGARAIKQLQLIFQRILDCSVTGTKYDAMTTTVYSSSVTSSYNYELQGSNQTGQGELSSEQIYRLCSIVNRLNSTGCLGDCINVYRISRKSAVDARYMRFCIGRWTINDLQSLYYEDFTSKIRMWILAAYKCYDAIFPGERQYYEQIFSGVSAVTDENCFLAIVKHAAIELNNFAEAVSCTTSFQKFFPVLDLHKVLVAILPKIQSTFHSVSVANISYRASNIINSLTTVIRKLFSSFQDTVLNEQLDTLPSKGAVHSLTEYAMKYVTSISLHKDLLTNIIVSPPTERLGNQEDEQFLEALSGTPLRLHMIWIMISLRINLEGKSSLYGDSSMSYIFIMNNVSYVIKTITGSPELLELIGKEYPSKLSKYVLQAAQNYASSTSHKVLYCLRDDGLNFKFLLCNGISKNSVKNRFKTFNTAFEEFCQAQSTMSVLDTQLRCQINKLILGKLLPAYRSFLEEFGSHIQSERFKKKYIKYSNQELENKLKILFSEH, encoded by the coding sequence atgtctGCAGTTATTGTACCTTCTGCAATAGACTTGCATTTCCCATCCATGTCTTCCGACACAATGGATGAGGACTTCCAAGATGAAATGACCGTTGCATCATCAACAGAGATCGCGGAAGCTAACAGTTTATTGTCGTCTTGGGCATCTACTGGAGTTTTAACATCTCCAGAAGTTAATTCAACCTCGTACAAAAGTACCAAGATCCATGAGCCTCTGTCAACTCCAGAAACCTCAAGTGTATCACCAAATGATGAAGTCACTGGTTCTTATACTTTCAGATTTGATTGCTACTCGCGAAGAGCaggatttgaagttggaaagtaTTTGACATCTGATACTTTCTCAGCAGGAGGGCATGACTGGGCCATAAATTTGTACCCCAATGGCAAGAAGTACGAGTATAAAGATTACATCTCGCTCTATATAAGATTGGACAGTGAAGGAACTGATGTGAATGCCGTGTTTGAGATGATGCTTGTTGATCAGAGTGGAAGAGGCAAGCACAGCATGCAGACACATTTTGGTTTCTTGATGAGACGACGTGGAAGCCAATGGGGATTTGGCCagtacatgaaaaaaaaatatttggagaAACTAGGCTACCTAAAAAATGATTGTCTGGTAGTAAACTGTGTGGTGGGAGTCCTTGAATCTGGTACAGGATTTGAAATCTCAGCCCCGAGTAATTTTACATCCGCTTACTTATCTGCATCCCTTAATAATCAGATTATGAAGCTTAAGAAATCACAAAGCATGAAGGTTTCTGACAGCGAGGACACAAAGTTGCCAGATTTGGAGTCAGCAGTAAAAGTAATCAATGAATTTGAATCTCCATCGCAGCTACAAGGGCTTATTAATGATGGAGACCGCAGAAAATTTTCTCAGTACTTGTATGCAGTGGATGAGATCCAGCAATCAATTAGGTCAGGTATCTCCGGTTATGACACTCATGGAGCTCGAGCTATTAAACAGCTGCAGCTGATCTTTCAAAGAATCTTGGACTGCTCGGTTACTGGGACAAAGTATGATGCTATGACTACCACTGTTTACTCTAGTAGTGTGACCAGCAGttacaattatgagttgcagggAAGCAATCAGACTGGCCAGGGTGAGCTCTCGAGTGAGCAAATCTATCGTCTGTGCAGTATAGTAAATAGACTAAACTCCACAGGATGTCTTGGCGACTGCATCAACGTGTACAGAATTTCAAGGAAGTCAGCAGTGGATGCAAGGTATATGAGGTTCTGCATTGGTAGGTGGACCATCAACGACTTGCAAAGTTTGTACTACGAAGACTTTACCTCAAAAATCAGAATGTGGATACTAGCAGCCTATAAATGTTATGACGCTATATTTCCTGGGGAGAGGCAATATTATGAGCAGATCTTTAGTGGTGTAAGTGCTGTCACAGACGAAAACTGTTTCCTGGCTATAGTTAAACATGCTGCGATTGAGTTGAACAATTTCGCGGAAGCAGTAAGTTGTACTACATCATTTCAAAAGTTCTTCCCTGTTTTGGATCTGCACAAGGTTCTGGTTGCTATCTTGCCTAAGATCCAGAGCACGTTCCACTCGGTATCAGTTGCAAATATATCTTATAGGGCTAGTAATATTATCAATAGCCTCACAACTGTCATAAGGAAATTGTTTTCCAGCTTCCAGGATACTGTGCTCAATGAGCAATTAGACACCCTACCTTCAAAAGGCGCGGTTCATTCTTTAACAGAATATGCCATGAAGTATGTTACGAGCATTTCATTGCACAAAGATCTGCTCACAAATATAATTGTATCTCCACCAACAGAAAGGTTGGGAAATCAGGAAGATGAACAATTTTTGGAAGCTTTGAGTGGAACCCCATTAAGGCTCCACATGATTTGGATCATGATAAGCTTAAGGATCAATTTAGAGGGTAAATCTAGTCTTTATGGAGACTCGTCAATGAGTTATATATTCATCATGAACAATGTTAGCTACGTAATCAAGACTATTACAGGGTCTCCAGAACTACTAGAGCTGATTGGGAAGGAGTACCCGTCAAAGTTGAGCAAATATGTGCTACAGGCAGCACAGAACTATGCTTCATCCACTTCGCACAAGGTTCTGTACTGTTTAAGAGATGATGGATTAAACTTTAAGTTTCTACTTTGTAATGGGATTTCAAAGAATTCTGTAAAGAATAGGTTCAAGACTTTCAACACTGCTTTTGAAGAGTTTTGTCAGGCCCAATCCACAATGTCTGTGTTGGATACTCAGCTGCGCTGTCAGATCAATAAGTTGATACTAGGTAAGTTGCTTCCGGCTTATAGATCATTTCTGGAGGAATTTGGTAGCCATATACAGAGTGAAAGGTTCAAGAAGAAATACATCAAGTATTCAAATCAGGAGCTGgagaacaaattaaaaattttgttttcagaACACTGA
- the LOC108212651 gene encoding NDR1/HIN1-like protein 6 produces the protein MTDRVYPSATKPNGTATTTAPAATNHHNHHQPLPVPPAKAPLRHPYRQNPPHPAPRHRRSRRTHFCCCFCWSIFILLLLLTIAAIAAAIAYSIYRPQRPTFAFTSLKLSQFNLTTAADDSTTLTTKLNLTLSSTNPNKKLTFSYFPIQISAITTSEVQIGQSSFTNFTSSPKNITYIHTSLRSTSQVLDADSVASLRSDLKKKSGLPLKVLLDTKVVIKADNLKTKKLGIRIKCEGVHVTAPKGKSASVASVGKAKCKVDLRVKIWKWTF, from the coding sequence ATGACTGACAGAGTCTACCCCTCTGCCACCAAACCCAACGGCACCGCCACCACCACCGCTCCCGCCGCCACCAACCACCACAACCATCACCAACCCCTCCCCGTCCCCCCCGCCAAAGCCCCCCTCCGCCACCCCTACCGCCAAAACCCCCCTCACCCCGCCCCCCGCCACCGCCGCTCCCGCCGCACCCACTTCTGCTGCTGCTTCTGCTGGTCCATCTtcatcctcctcctcctcctcaccATCGCCGCCATCGCCGCCGCCATCGCCTACTCCATCTACCGACCCCAACGCCCCACATTCGCCTTCACCTCCCTCAAACTCTCCCAATTCAACCTCACCACCGCCGCCGACGACTCCACCACCCTCACCACCAAGCTCAACCTCACTCTCTCCTCCACCAACCCCAACAAAAAACTCACCTTCTCCTACTTCCCCATCCAAATCTCCGCCATCACCACCTCCGAAGTCCAAATCGGCCAATCCTCCTTCACCAATTTCACCTCCTCCCCCAAAAACATCACCTACATCCACACATCTCTCCGCAGCACATCTCAAGTCCTCGACGCCGACTCCGTCGCTTCACTCCGATCAGATCTGAAGAAAAAATCCGGGCTACCACTAAAAGTACTTCTCGACACAAAAGTCGTTATAAAAGCCGATAATCTCAAGACCAAAAAGCTGGGGATCAGAATTAAGTGCGAAGGGGTGCATGTCACAGCTCCCAAAGGTAAGTCTGCATCAGTGGCTTCAGTAGGTAAAGCAAAATGTAAAGTTGATCTGAGAGTCAAGATCTGGAAATGgacattttaa
- the LOC135149918 gene encoding pentatricopeptide repeat-containing protein At5g66520-like, whose protein sequence is MLKYLKCSYRVLSLLNKPHLELTHLHQIQSHLITSGAISDPFAAGKLISSLVSLDHSHAYAVFLRLPHKSTYLWNTILRSFVEKKDSHNALSVYKMMMCCGFLPNNYTFSFVLRGCVEIGDVGFGLLCHAQVIKLGWECYDFVQNGLIHFYVSCDLMRCARMLFDVSLNRDVVTWTAVLNGYVKSGEIAAAKELFDRMAERNVVSWSVMINGYVKVGCFKEALEIFKEMQMSGVRPNHAAIVGALSACGSLGAFDQGKWIHAYVDRSKMELDTVLGTALIDMYAKCGSVEVACRVFEEMPCRDVYAFTALISGLSNHGNSAMAVELLKRMDDEGIKPNEVTFMCILSACARVGLVDEGLRVFESMTSIYGIKPGVQHYGCLVDLLGRAGLLEQAKVVVRDMPMQPDIYVLGALLNACRVHGDADLGKEMVKGLINHGLDHSGVHVLLSNIYASADQWDHVERVRKGMVEKEVIKVPGCSLIEVGGVVVEFVAGDRSHAHMEEIESFWIQNDMHLKSLSLDSHILLS, encoded by the coding sequence ATGTTAAAGTATTTGAAATGCAGTTACAGGGTTCTTTCCCTCCTAAACAAACCACATCTTGAGCTCACTCATCTCCACCAAATTCAATCCCATCTCATCACTTCCGGCGCTATTTCCGACCCTTTTGCCGCCGGAAAACTCATCTCCTCGCTTGTCTCTCTCGATCACTCCCACGCCTACGCTGTCTTTCTTCGCTTACCACACAAGTCTACTTACTTATGGAACACTATTCTTCGATCTTTTGTCGAAAAGAAAGACTCCCACAACGCTTTATCTGTTTATAAGATGATGATGTGTTGTGGGTTCTTGCCTAATAACTacacattttcttttgttttgagAGGTTGTGTTGAAATTGGGGATGTTGGGTTTGGTTTGTTATGTCATGCCCAGGTGATTAAATTGGGCTGGGAATGTTATGATTTTGTGCAAAATGGGTTGATTCATTTTTATGTTAGTTGTGATTTGATGCGGTGTGCTCGGATGTTGTTTGATGTGAGTTTGAATCGTGATGTTGTGACTTGGACTGCGGTGCTCAATGGATATGTGAAGAGCGGAGAGATTGCGGCTGCTAAGGAACTGTTTGATCGAATGGCGGAGAGAAATGTTGTTTCGTGGAGTGTGATGATTAATGGGTATGTAAAAGTTGGCTGTTTCAAGGAGGCGTTGGAGATTTTTAAGGAGATGCAGATGAGTGGGGTTAGGCCTAATCATGCTGCGATTGTTGGGGCGCTTTCGGCTTGTGGTTCTCTTGGTGCTTTCGATCAGGGTAAATGGATTCATGCTTATGTGGATAGAAGTAAGATGGAGTTGGACACGGTGCTGGGGACAGCATTGATTGATATGTATGCCAAGTGTGGCTCTGTTGAAGTAGCTTGTCGTGTTTTTGAGGAGATGCCCTGTAGGGATGTATATGCTTTTACAGCTCTGATTTCAGGACTATCGAATCATGGGAATAGTGCAATGGCAGTGGAGTTGCTGAAGAGGATGGATGATGAGGGAATCAAACCTAATGAAGTGACGTTTATGTGTATTTTAAGCGCGTGTGCTCGAGTTGGATTGGTGGATGAAGGGCTAAGAGTATTTGAAAGCATGACTAGTATATATGGTATTAAGCCAGGGGTACAGCACTATGGTTGCTTGGTAGATCTCTTAGGTAGAGCAGGACTGCTTGAACAAGCAAAAGTTGTGGTAAGGGATATGCCTATGCAACCTGATATTTATGTATTGGGTGCATTACTGAATGCTTGTAGGGTTCACGGTGACGCTGATCTTGGTAAAGAAATGGTTAAGGGATTGATTAACCATGGTCTTGATCACAGTGGAGTTCATGTTcttctttcaaatatttatgcatcTGCTGACCAATGGGATCACGTAGAAAGGGTAAGGAAGGGAATGGTAGAGAAAGAAGTTATAAAGGTGCCTGGTTGTAGCTTGATTGAGGTTGGTGGTGTTGTCGTGGAATTCGTTGCTGGTGACAGATCTCATGCGCACATGGAGGAAATAGAATCGTTCTGGATACAAAATGACATGCACTTGAAGTCTCTTTCGTTGGACAGTCATATACTTTTAAGTTGA
- the LOC108224789 gene encoding exocyst complex component EXO70C1: MADDLHIPLVAFQEMKDSNSKCEDTNVPDLKTAKKVIEELGYPFQLQQLINNGDREKFNQYLYAVVEIQQSINSGLITGYETHGSRAIKSLHLVFRGILDCSISANTSSDPSSSSLYSSGVPSTYSYELQGRNRTFEYELSSEKIYYLRSIVEKLNAIECLGDCIDVYKNLRRSAVDAKYQWFRIGNWTTTDLKKLDSRQFAAKINIWIQVAKIFYDGFFVGERLSFEQIFKGVTAATYHNCFVPIVEHVAVELNNFASAVSSIASFQNLFPVLDLYSALDVILPDILIMFSTSWTINISQGAINIRRSLLTLVGKLLCSFEDTVQNELSTALLPEGTVHFLTAYAMEYVTKISLHKELLRYMIESPTKSLGNQADDQFLNSAGGTPLALRVVWIIISLRINLERKSSHYRDAWCRYVFVTTNVNYVIKTIKSSPELLDLIGKEYSSKLSTYIAQARQDYSSTIWDRVLYCLRDDGLKHKFLFYNRISRNSVKNRFKTFNTTFEEACRSQSRLFVPDIDIDSQFHMLILSKLLPAYKVFLEKYSSHLQSEKYKERCIKYSSEDLQSKIQTLFTEKLIVHNGTEENLMIP; this comes from the coding sequence ATGGCAGATGATCTGCACATACCGCTTGTGGCATTCCAAGAAATGAAGGATTCCAACTCCAAATGTGAGGATACCAATGTGCCAGATTTGAAGACAGCAAAAAAAGTAATCGAAGAATTAGGATATCCGTTCCAGCTGCAACAACTTATCAATAATGGAGACCGCGAGAAATTTAATCAATACTTGTATGCAGTAGTTGAGATTCAGCAATCCATCAATTCAGGGTTAATCACCGGTTATGAGACTCATGGAAGTCGTGCTATAAAATCACTGCACCTGGTGTTTCGAGGAATATTGGACTGCTCAATCAGTGCCAACACAAGTTCTGATCCTTCGAGTTCCTCTCTTTACTCTAGTGGTGTGCCTAGCACTTATAGTTATGAGTTGCAGGGAAGAAATCGTACTTTCGAATATGAGCTCTCCTCAGAGAAAATTTATTATCTCCGTAGCATAGTTGAGAAGCTAAATGCTATAGAATGCCTTGGGGACTGCATTGACGTGTACAAAAATTTAAGGAGGTCGGCTGTGGATGCAAAGTATCAGTGGTTTCGGATTGGGAACTGGACCACTACCGACTTGAAAAAATTAGACTCGAGACAGTTTGCTGCAAAAATTAACATATGGATTCAAGTAGCCAAAATATTTTATGACGGATTCTTTGTTGGGGAGAGGCTATCTTTTGAGCAGATCTTCAAAGGTGTAACAGCTGCGACGTATCACAACTGTTTTGTACCTATCGTCGAGCATGTTGCAGTTGAGTTGAACAATTTTGCGAGTGCTGTAAGTTCTATTGCTTCATTTCAAAACCTGTTTCCTGTTTTAGATCTGTACAGCGCGCTGGATGTCATCTTGCCTGACATTTTAATCATGTTCTCCACTTCATGGACAATAAATATATCTCAGGGGGCAATTAATATTCGACGGAGCCTCTTAACTCTAGTAGGGAAATTGTTATGCAGCTTTGAGGATACTGTGCAAAATGAGCTATCAACCGCGCTACTTCCTGAAGGCACGGTTCATTTTTTGACAGCATATGCAATGGAATATGTTACTAAAATTTCATTGCACAAGGAACTGCTAAGATATATGATTGAGTCCCCAACTAAAAGCTTGGGAAATCAGGCAGATGATCAATTTCTGAATTCTGCAGGTGGAACCCCATTAGCACTCCGCGTAGTTTGGATCATCATCAGCTTGAGAATCAACTTGGAGCGTAAATCTAGTCATTATAGAGATGCGTGGTGTCGCTATGTATTTGTTACCACCAATGTTAACTACGTAATTAAGACCATTAAATCATCTCCAGAACTACTAGACTTAATTGGAAAGGAGTATTCATCAAAGTTGAGCACCTATATCGCGCAGGCAAGACAGGACTATTCTTCAACAATTTGGGACAGGGTTTTGTACTGTTTAAGAGATGATGGATTAAAGCATAAGTTCCtcttctataacagaatttcgAGGAATTCTGTGAAGAACAGGTTCAAGACTTTCAACACGACATTTGAAGAGGCTTGTCGCAGTCAATCCAGATTGTTTGTGCCAGACATTGACATTGACAGTCAGTTTCATATGTTGATACTAAGCAAGTTGCTTCCGGCTTACAAGGTTTTTTTAGAGAAGTACAGTAGCCATCTACAGAGCGAAAAGTACAAGGAGAGATGCATCAAGTACTCATCAGAGGACCTTCAGAGTAAAATTCAAACTCTGTTTACGGAAAAACTGATTGTCCACAATGGCACAGAAGAAAATTTGATGATCCCCTGA